From one Lentisphaerota bacterium genomic stretch:
- a CDS encoding DUF2764 family protein encodes MSIYYLIACLPALDMETAPALTPDAFVGLCREQLAPADADAAAALVAGHDADHPFVRDWRDRDTLVRNAVARQRAARRAIDPAPHQKPTIGCDLRIEREVEAAFQAPDPMQRERVLDRIRWRVADELQGPDPMTARAALAYAVKLRIACRWAALTPGMGRAAVAKLLDIPIDLNDHARTKQA; translated from the coding sequence ATGAGCATCTATTACCTCATCGCCTGTCTGCCCGCGCTCGATATGGAGACCGCTCCGGCCCTCACGCCAGATGCGTTCGTCGGGTTGTGCCGCGAGCAACTTGCCCCGGCCGATGCCGATGCCGCCGCCGCTCTGGTGGCCGGGCACGACGCCGACCATCCGTTCGTCCGGGACTGGCGTGATCGTGACACCCTCGTGCGCAATGCGGTGGCCCGCCAGCGCGCGGCCCGGCGCGCGATCGACCCGGCTCCCCATCAGAAGCCGACCATCGGCTGCGACCTGCGCATCGAGCGCGAGGTTGAGGCAGCCTTCCAGGCTCCTGATCCGATGCAGCGCGAGCGCGTGCTCGACCGCATTCGCTGGCGCGTCGCCGACGAGTTGCAGGGCCCGGACCCCATGACCGCGCGCGCCGCGCTCGCCTATGCGGTCAAGCTTCGCATCGCCTGCCGCTGGGCGGCCCTCACCCCCGGCATGGGCCGGGCCGCCGTCGCCAAACTCCTGGACATCCCCATCGATTTGAATGATCACGCACGAACCAAACAGGCCTGA